One window from the genome of candidate division WOR-3 bacterium encodes:
- a CDS encoding DUF1648 domain-containing protein, whose product MKRFYDFFNVVVLSLGSFWGLHLWKTMPDEIPVHFGFSGRPDRWTGKGWELIGLILLPPFMAVLLYGLLLLSRRYTFLLNIPQKEKFLALPPDKQKPFWDLLSEMISGLTSSLCVLFYSLLQTIEQVAYGRLSGLSLTFLAAFVFFIAFSIFYSIRLRKVLNKCRG is encoded by the coding sequence ATGAAAAGATTTTACGATTTTTTCAACGTAGTCGTTCTTTCATTGGGGTCTTTTTGGGGGCTTCATTTATGGAAAACAATGCCAGATGAAATTCCTGTCCATTTTGGTTTTTCAGGGAGACCCGACAGATGGACAGGTAAAGGGTGGGAACTGATAGGTCTAATCCTGCTTCCGCCTTTCATGGCTGTTCTTCTTTACGGATTGTTGTTGCTTTCACGCCGTTATACTTTTCTTTTAAACATTCCCCAAAAAGAGAAATTTTTGGCTCTACCCCCTGATAAGCAAAAACCCTTTTGGGATTTGCTTTCGGAAATGATATCCGGATTGACCTCTTCCCTATGCGTCCTTTTTTATTCACTTCTTCAAACCATAGAGCAAGTTGCATACGGCAGATTGTCAGGCTTGTCACTGACTTTTCTCGCCGCTTTCGTTTTTTTCATAGCATTCAGCATATTTTATTCAATCAGGCTTCGGAAAGTTTTAAACAAATGCCGGGGCTGA
- a CDS encoding DUF3147 family protein: MKIAFSFFVAGFWISFTTALAERLGSKTGGLVSNLPSNILVSFVFIALAKNTNYVRNASVSVPVGMTIDTLFLVVFTLFLRFGLATAIISSLVLWFSAAYISCSISLHNYGLNLIIYLAVTGVSFLILEKALKIRSKPGDLKRYSCSQIFFRAFFAGSVVSTVVALSEFLGPQSIGIIATFPAVLLSTMVILTVSRGNEFARSTAKILVLSSTNIIVYIFSVYLTYPVIGIIFGTIVSFAVSLFYIAALRQFVEHLTR, from the coding sequence TTGAAAATCGCATTCTCTTTTTTCGTCGCGGGATTCTGGATTTCTTTCACTACAGCGCTTGCCGAAAGACTTGGAAGCAAGACAGGCGGATTAGTTTCAAATCTGCCTTCAAACATCCTTGTCAGTTTCGTATTCATAGCACTCGCGAAAAACACGAATTACGTCAGAAACGCTTCTGTTTCGGTTCCGGTGGGCATGACTATAGACACGCTGTTTTTGGTTGTTTTCACCCTTTTTCTTAGGTTTGGGCTTGCAACCGCGATAATTTCATCTCTTGTCTTATGGTTTTCAGCCGCTTATATTTCCTGCTCTATTTCTTTGCACAATTACGGGTTAAACTTAATCATCTATCTTGCCGTCACCGGAGTTTCTTTTTTAATTCTCGAAAAAGCCCTTAAGATCAGATCTAAACCTGGAGATCTAAAGAGGTATTCATGTTCTCAGATCTTTTTCAGAGCTTTTTTTGCCGGTTCGGTCGTGTCGACGGTTGTCGCGCTTTCGGAATTTCTCGGACCTCAATCTATCGGAATCATTGCGACATTTCCAGCGGTTCTTCTCTCGACAATGGTAATATTGACAGTTAGTAGAGGTAATGAATTCGCCCGGTCAACAGCCAAAATTCTGGTTTTGTCCTCAACAAACATAATAGTTTACATTTTTTCCGTTTATTTAACCTACCCGGTGATCGGAATCATCTTCGGCACGATTGTGTCGTTTGCCGTATCATTGTTTTACATTGCCGCGTTGAGACAGTTTGTGGAACACCTTACCCGGTGA
- a CDS encoding valine--tRNA ligase: MHTRKNYDPFETEKKWSEIWKKEKTHEFDFSSSKPIYSVDTPPPTVSGSLHMGHIFSYTHTDFQVRFFRMNGFNVYYPMGFDDNGLPSEILTEKSLNIKAEDLPRDEFVKKCHRTCSEFEVLYENLWKKMALSVDWNETYTTIDDKTRRISQRSFLELLKSGRIYYGEEPVMWCRKCGTAISQAEIEEKNFQSKFNDIAFKVEGMNDLEISTTRPELLPSCVAVFVHPQDVRYKGYVGKRGVVPVFGQKIEIMSDAAVDMEKGTGAVMCCTFGDRQDIEWWKNKGLELRISIDEKGRMNNLAGKFKGMEIDQARESILEEVQKNGCLLSRRDVVHLVNTHERCSTPIEFLSKKQWFLRVMDIKEELIRRADEINWYPKFMKNRYVDWVQNLAWDWCLSRQRFFGVPIPIWRCSECGEVILPDYSDLPVDPIVTNPPVEKCPRCSSSEIIPETDVMDTWATSSLTPQINAKWREEDERKGFLPMDLRPQAHDIIRTWTFYTIVKSHLHNNSIPWKNIVISGFVTIPSQDSLNVNVKGGKKTFKSEKLSKSKHGDIASPEKLLEKYGADVIRFWAAGASPGMDFQLKNMEEIDYGKKVATKIWNAFKFMSLHLKGYKPGFPENLEVMDEFILMKLSEAIEKSTEFFNSYDFRMARNTVLDFFWRDFCDYYLEIVKDRLYNPQTRGENATNSAKWTVYNVGKNVLLLFAPFMPYLTEEISSLLFCPENDWKSIHLASWPVGILLKDNEKVLETGQMFFELLGQVREYRGAKGMSQKEDIEKASIVSNQKNIENFKRVQDDFSAVSRIKNIELKAEESVQGAKMMNVIL, encoded by the coding sequence ATGCACACAAGAAAAAACTACGACCCCTTCGAGACAGAAAAAAAATGGAGTGAAATATGGAAAAAGGAAAAAACTCATGAATTTGATTTTTCTTCTTCCAAACCTATATATTCTGTAGATACTCCTCCTCCTACAGTATCCGGAAGCCTGCACATGGGGCACATATTCAGTTACACTCACACCGATTTCCAAGTCCGGTTTTTTAGGATGAACGGATTCAATGTATATTACCCAATGGGTTTTGATGACAACGGGCTTCCTTCAGAAATATTGACTGAAAAGAGTTTGAATATTAAAGCCGAAGATCTCCCAAGAGACGAATTCGTCAAAAAATGCCATAGGACATGCTCCGAATTTGAAGTTTTGTACGAAAATCTTTGGAAAAAAATGGCACTCAGTGTCGATTGGAATGAAACTTACACGACAATCGACGATAAGACGAGGAGAATATCTCAAAGATCTTTTTTGGAACTGCTCAAATCCGGTAGGATTTATTACGGTGAAGAACCGGTGATGTGGTGCAGAAAATGCGGTACGGCAATCTCTCAGGCGGAAATTGAAGAAAAGAATTTCCAGAGTAAATTCAACGATATAGCCTTTAAGGTTGAAGGCATGAATGACCTTGAGATTTCTACGACAAGACCCGAACTTCTTCCCTCCTGCGTCGCAGTATTCGTCCACCCCCAAGACGTTAGATACAAAGGATATGTCGGTAAAAGGGGTGTTGTGCCTGTTTTTGGGCAAAAAATCGAAATTATGTCCGATGCCGCCGTCGACATGGAAAAGGGTACAGGAGCCGTGATGTGCTGCACTTTTGGAGACAGACAGGATATTGAATGGTGGAAAAACAAGGGTCTGGAGCTCCGCATTTCTATCGATGAAAAGGGGCGCATGAACAATTTAGCGGGAAAATTCAAGGGAATGGAGATAGACCAAGCCAGGGAGAGTATTTTGGAAGAAGTCCAGAAAAATGGCTGTCTCCTCTCGCGAAGAGATGTAGTTCATCTGGTCAACACCCACGAAAGATGTTCGACTCCAATTGAGTTTCTGTCCAAGAAACAGTGGTTTTTGAGAGTAATGGACATAAAAGAAGAACTCATCAGAAGAGCAGATGAGATAAATTGGTACCCGAAATTCATGAAGAATAGATACGTGGATTGGGTACAAAATTTAGCGTGGGACTGGTGCCTTTCTCGCCAAAGATTTTTCGGAGTGCCTATTCCCATTTGGCGCTGTTCTGAATGCGGAGAGGTAATACTGCCAGATTATTCGGATCTTCCCGTCGATCCCATTGTCACAAATCCGCCGGTTGAAAAATGCCCTAGATGCTCATCTTCAGAGATAATACCTGAAACTGACGTCATGGACACCTGGGCTACATCGAGCTTGACTCCACAAATAAACGCGAAATGGAGGGAAGAAGACGAGAGAAAAGGTTTTCTTCCCATGGACTTGAGACCTCAGGCTCACGATATAATAAGAACTTGGACTTTTTACACGATAGTCAAAAGTCATCTGCACAACAACTCAATTCCCTGGAAAAATATTGTGATTTCCGGTTTTGTGACCATCCCTTCACAGGATTCTCTAAATGTCAATGTGAAGGGAGGCAAAAAGACTTTTAAGTCCGAGAAGCTTTCAAAATCCAAACACGGAGACATAGCTTCTCCTGAGAAACTTCTTGAGAAATACGGCGCTGATGTCATCAGATTCTGGGCGGCTGGAGCTTCTCCGGGGATGGACTTTCAGCTGAAAAATATGGAAGAAATAGACTATGGTAAAAAAGTTGCCACTAAAATATGGAATGCTTTTAAATTCATGTCGCTGCACTTAAAAGGCTACAAACCGGGTTTTCCAGAAAACCTTGAAGTCATGGACGAGTTTATTCTTATGAAGCTCTCTGAAGCCATAGAAAAGTCGACCGAATTTTTCAATTCATACGATTTCAGAATGGCTCGAAATACAGTGTTGGATTTTTTCTGGAGGGATTTCTGCGATTATTATTTGGAAATAGTAAAGGACAGGCTTTACAACCCTCAGACGAGAGGTGAAAACGCCACGAATTCAGCTAAGTGGACTGTTTACAATGTCGGGAAAAATGTTTTGCTGCTTTTCGCGCCTTTTATGCCGTACCTTACCGAAGAAATCAGCAGTTTACTTTTCTGTCCCGAAAATGATTGGAAAAGCATACATCTGGCTTCATGGCCCGTTGGGATTCTTTTAAAAGACAACGAAAAGGTTTTGGAGACAGGTCAAATGTTTTTTGAACTCTTGGGTCAGGTTAGAGAGTACAGAGGCGCCAAAGGGATGTCTCAAAAAGAGGATATTGAAAAAGCGTCGATAGTATCAAACCAAAAAAATATTGAAAATTTTAAAAGAGTTCAAGACGACTTTTCAGCCGTGAGCAGAATAAAAAATATCGAATTGAAAGCCGAAGAAAGCGTGCAAGGGGCAAAAATGATGAACGTTATTCTTTAA
- a CDS encoding response regulator, with protein sequence MKVLIADDEFTGRMTLEFFIKSFGYEVIVASDGISAWENWRRERPNIVITDWNMPLMDGLELCSKIRESEGDEYTYIIIVTGRGEKQDIVKGLDSGADDYIIKPFNKDEILVRLKSAERVLHLQTKDIVIFSLAKLAESRDTDTGNHLERMRHYSKALAESLAKGPNPPQEIDRNFIEEIYLTSPLHDIGKVGIPDKILLKAGKLDDTEYEKMKNHTLIGFNTLIEAYNKSPRAKYLKMSAEIAKYHHEKYDGTGYPEGLSGEGIPLSARIVALADFYDALVSRRIYKEPYSHETAKTIILQNKGKHFDPMVVEAFLRCEAHFIVIAKAFKE encoded by the coding sequence ATGAAAGTACTGATAGCGGACGACGAATTCACAGGTCGAATGACTCTCGAATTTTTCATCAAAAGTTTCGGTTACGAGGTAATTGTCGCTTCAGACGGTATTTCCGCATGGGAGAATTGGCGGAGGGAAAGACCAAACATCGTGATCACGGACTGGAACATGCCCCTGATGGACGGCCTGGAACTTTGCTCTAAAATAAGAGAAAGCGAAGGAGATGAATACACTTACATTATCATCGTCACGGGAAGAGGAGAAAAACAGGACATTGTCAAAGGGCTGGATTCGGGAGCTGATGATTACATTATAAAACCTTTCAACAAAGATGAAATATTAGTCAGACTCAAGTCAGCCGAGAGGGTTCTCCATCTTCAAACCAAAGATATCGTAATATTCTCGCTCGCGAAACTCGCCGAATCCCGTGACACAGACACAGGCAACCACCTTGAAAGGATGAGGCATTACTCCAAAGCTCTCGCTGAATCTCTTGCCAAGGGACCCAATCCTCCTCAGGAAATTGACAGAAATTTTATCGAAGAAATATACCTGACAAGCCCTCTTCACGATATTGGCAAAGTAGGAATACCCGACAAAATTCTTTTAAAAGCCGGAAAATTAGACGATACCGAATATGAAAAAATGAAAAACCACACTTTGATAGGTTTCAATACTCTAATCGAAGCATACAACAAATCACCAAGAGCAAAATATTTGAAAATGAGCGCTGAAATAGCCAAATACCATCATGAAAAATACGACGGGACAGGCTATCCGGAAGGTTTGTCGGGTGAGGGTATTCCCCTGTCTGCAAGAATAGTGGCTCTTGCCGATTTTTACGACGCCTTGGTCTCAAGGAGGATTTACAAGGAACCATACAGCCACGAAACAGCCAAAACAATTATTTTACAGAACAAAGGAAAACATTTCGACCCTATGGTAGTAGAGGCATTTTTAAGGTGTGAAGCTCATTTCATCGTAATAGCCAAAGCCTTTAAAGAATAA
- a CDS encoding T9SS type A sorting domain-containing protein → MTRWYLVVLLMLFMSLNLFSLQFDATTGSFVDVSNTTPTFPDSVLINSIPAPDGAPRGLAFDGTNLWCANSGDGNSTNGAKIYKLNPTTGAILGTYTTPGASPYGLAFDGSYLWHSDFSSGMIYKIDTSTMGVISSFSYGSGFLFDLAWDGTYLWGTFGNSDIIVAYDVTTGSQVDTIFANYYTPEVRPMGLCYVPVNTGQIWACDGSSGGASNYINQWDFSSSTWINQWQANPASYPAGMTYDSTIDWLWVSCWTNDTIYIYELAPNSVQEEIAVNSGNYTFDVKKRGSNLEFQFTLPVSRTVSIDIYNVTGRLVRTVEEGRFSEGTHSVSLDVRDLPKGVLFTSLRTEDFSKTQKIILMR, encoded by the coding sequence ATGACAAGATGGTATTTGGTTGTTTTACTGATGTTGTTTATGTCCCTCAACCTCTTCTCACTTCAATTCGACGCGACGACAGGCTCATTCGTCGATGTCAGCAACACAACACCGACCTTTCCAGATTCGGTGCTAATAAATTCAATCCCCGCACCTGACGGAGCACCGAGAGGTCTCGCCTTTGACGGAACTAACCTCTGGTGCGCTAACAGCGGCGACGGCAACAGTACAAACGGTGCAAAAATCTACAAGCTCAACCCCACCACAGGAGCAATCCTTGGGACTTATACAACTCCAGGAGCAAGCCCCTACGGTTTGGCTTTCGACGGTTCTTATCTCTGGCATTCCGATTTTTCAAGCGGCATGATTTATAAAATCGACACATCGACAATGGGAGTTATTTCTTCATTTTCATACGGTTCGGGTTTCCTGTTCGATTTAGCTTGGGACGGCACTTACCTCTGGGGGACTTTCGGAAACAGCGACATAATAGTAGCGTACGACGTCACCACGGGAAGCCAAGTTGATACAATTTTTGCCAACTACTACACCCCTGAAGTCAGGCCCATGGGTCTTTGCTACGTTCCCGTGAATACCGGTCAAATTTGGGCTTGCGACGGCAGTAGCGGCGGCGCTTCAAACTACATCAACCAATGGGATTTTTCATCATCCACCTGGATAAACCAGTGGCAGGCAAATCCCGCTTCCTATCCTGCAGGGATGACGTACGACTCCACAATAGACTGGCTATGGGTTTCATGCTGGACAAACGACACCATTTACATATACGAACTTGCGCCTAACTCCGTCCAGGAAGAAATTGCGGTTAATTCAGGGAATTACACATTTGATGTAAAAAAAAGGGGCTCAAACCTTGAATTTCAATTCACTTTACCGGTATCCCGCACAGTCTCAATCGACATATACAACGTAACAGGCAGGCTTGTCAGAACTGTCGAAGAAGGCCGATTTTCAGAAGGCACGCATTCAGTTTCTCTCGACGTCAGAGACCTGCCAAAAGGGGTTCTTTTTACAAGCTTGAGAACAGAAGATTTTTCAAAAACACAAAAAATCATTTTAATGAGGTGA
- the mnmA gene encoding tRNA 2-thiouridine(34) synthase MnmA: MKIAVGMSGGVDSSVAAFLLSRGGHEVVGVTMNVWGVSGKADSSKNTCFGQNKDIRAVKIHEACKIIGIESVTFDLSREFSDVVLSNFRSEYLSGRTPNPCVLCNSKIKFGFLAEKARAELGADCFATGHYAKIEFDENGRNYKLLKARDLSKDQSYFLYSLNQNQLSRTLFPLGGLLKEETVEIARNNGFSSWSEPESQDFYSGKYSDLLNTPPKKGGIFDTDKTLLGYHWGTWNFTVGQRHGLKIAHSEPLYVVSIDPKNNSIVVGTRNESLKRIFYAKEFNWLSANPDKSEQKAQVKLRAAHRGSSCYFYAEEDDLVKIILDCPEPGIAEGQSAVIYDDDTVIGGGIIAYDS, translated from the coding sequence ATGAAAATAGCAGTGGGAATGAGCGGAGGTGTAGATTCTTCCGTGGCGGCGTTTCTCCTCAGCAGGGGTGGCCACGAAGTCGTCGGCGTCACCATGAACGTATGGGGCGTTTCGGGGAAAGCTGATTCAAGTAAAAACACATGCTTTGGACAGAATAAAGATATAAGGGCAGTGAAAATTCACGAAGCCTGCAAAATTATAGGTATTGAGAGCGTAACTTTCGACCTGTCCCGAGAATTTTCCGATGTCGTTCTTTCGAATTTCAGGTCCGAATATCTTTCTGGCAGAACGCCCAATCCCTGCGTTCTATGCAACAGTAAAATCAAGTTCGGGTTTCTAGCAGAAAAAGCCAGGGCTGAACTTGGAGCCGATTGTTTTGCCACAGGCCATTACGCAAAGATTGAATTCGATGAAAACGGCCGCAATTATAAATTGCTAAAAGCCAGGGATCTTTCAAAAGATCAATCGTATTTTCTCTACAGCCTTAATCAGAACCAGCTCTCAAGAACTCTTTTCCCTCTTGGCGGACTTCTGAAGGAGGAGACGGTCGAGATAGCCAGAAATAACGGCTTCTCTTCCTGGTCCGAACCGGAAAGCCAGGATTTTTATTCAGGAAAGTATTCGGATTTGTTAAACACACCCCCAAAAAAAGGGGGGATTTTTGACACAGACAAAACGCTTCTCGGATACCACTGGGGCACGTGGAATTTTACTGTGGGACAGCGCCACGGTTTGAAGATTGCCCATTCCGAGCCTCTTTACGTAGTCTCCATTGATCCCAAAAATAACTCAATTGTGGTCGGAACGAGAAACGAATCTTTGAAAAGAATTTTCTACGCCAAAGAGTTCAACTGGCTGTCAGCTAATCCAGACAAAAGCGAGCAAAAAGCTCAGGTAAAATTGAGGGCTGCCCACAGGGGTTCATCGTGTTATTTTTACGCTGAGGAAGACGACCTGGTTAAAATAATACTTGACTGCCCTGAACCAGGTATCGCTGAAGGGCAGTCCGCGGTAATTTACGATGACGACACCGTGATAGGAGGCGGTATTATCGCCTACGACAGTTAA
- a CDS encoding DUF1211 domain-containing protein, protein MPKNHETVLYNTGRIETLIDGIYAIAMTFLMLSIEIPDLKSFETDEVTHKFILYVYPQLINYIISFAILGLFWLLNHSIFEKLQKVKPSMMLTVIIFLLFSALVPFSTELIDDHGSYFISAFFFNIHILTLNILVFIQLYIVHKNRVLLKPEYENFNFNKTKRRVLILSALSSLAIILSFLSPQYSTFVYVTIPLVMFL, encoded by the coding sequence TTGCCGAAAAATCATGAAACAGTCTTATACAATACCGGCAGAATAGAAACCTTGATAGACGGAATCTACGCCATAGCGATGACGTTTCTGATGTTGAGCATTGAAATTCCTGATTTAAAATCTTTTGAGACCGACGAAGTCACTCACAAATTCATTCTTTATGTTTATCCTCAGTTGATCAACTACATAATAAGCTTTGCCATACTTGGATTATTCTGGCTTTTAAACCACTCCATTTTCGAAAAACTGCAGAAAGTTAAACCCTCTATGATGCTCACCGTGATCATTTTTCTTCTATTTTCCGCTCTCGTACCTTTTTCAACCGAACTGATTGATGATCACGGCTCATATTTCATTTCCGCTTTTTTCTTCAACATACATATACTGACGCTGAATATTCTTGTTTTCATACAACTTTATATAGTCCACAAAAATAGAGTTCTTTTGAAGCCGGAGTATGAAAATTTCAACTTCAACAAGACCAAAAGAAGAGTTCTCATTTTGTCTGCTTTATCTTCTTTGGCGATAATACTGTCTTTTTTGTCACCTCAATACAGTACTTTTGTCTACGTGACTATTCCCTTGGTGATGTTTTTATAA
- the ade gene encoding adenine deaminase, whose translation MRTYSGNIAFPLEQKICSGTIFVEDGLIQKIVGENKKFENYIIPGFVDSHIHIESSMLLPSEFARAAVSHGTVAAVCDAHEIANVMGTEGLKFMMDDAKKSPFKFFFSAPSCVPATDFETSGACLNVSKIRELFENFPEIKFLGEMMNYPGVIARDPEVMGKIEIAKKYGKKIDGHAPGLMGEDLVKYVSAGITTDHECFMKQEALEKISLGMKIWIREGSAAKNFDELISIAEENFMNCGFCSDDKHPDDLVKGHINKLARRARGKGIGAMKTLKMACVNPVLHYGLNVGLLRIGDSADFLEVEDLVNFKVLKTVIGGDEVYDGQNTYQRTETANVINNFSTKKKTVIDFKLKTENRPLRAIQALDCQLITKSIEAIPFSENGGLVSDPSNDILKISVVNRYENVKPSVAFVKNFGLKKGAVASSVAHDSHNIVVVGVTDEDICGAVNLIVENQGGLSAFCNDEKISKILPLSIAGLMSAEDFITVARKYSELDQLAKNWGSKLKAPYMTLSFMALLVIPEIKLSDKGLFDSVKFEFINQTGKTRNN comes from the coding sequence ATGAGAACATATTCAGGAAACATAGCTTTTCCCTTAGAGCAAAAAATATGTTCCGGGACAATTTTTGTCGAAGATGGTTTGATACAGAAAATTGTCGGAGAAAACAAAAAATTCGAAAATTATATAATACCCGGTTTTGTCGATTCCCATATCCATATAGAAAGTTCTATGCTTTTGCCGTCTGAATTCGCTCGTGCCGCCGTGTCGCACGGCACGGTTGCCGCTGTATGCGATGCCCATGAAATAGCGAATGTAATGGGAACAGAAGGTTTGAAATTCATGATGGACGATGCAAAAAAGAGCCCGTTTAAATTTTTCTTTTCAGCTCCATCATGTGTTCCCGCGACTGATTTCGAGACCAGCGGCGCTTGTTTGAACGTTTCAAAGATAAGGGAGTTGTTTGAAAATTTTCCTGAAATCAAATTTCTCGGGGAGATGATGAACTATCCCGGAGTTATTGCGAGAGATCCGGAAGTGATGGGTAAAATCGAAATAGCAAAAAAATACGGAAAAAAAATAGACGGCCACGCGCCGGGGTTGATGGGTGAAGACCTGGTTAAATACGTCTCTGCGGGTATAACAACCGACCATGAGTGCTTTATGAAACAAGAAGCTCTTGAAAAAATTTCGCTTGGCATGAAAATATGGATAAGGGAAGGATCGGCGGCGAAAAATTTTGACGAGTTGATATCAATAGCAGAAGAAAACTTCATGAACTGCGGTTTTTGTTCTGACGACAAACACCCTGACGATCTCGTAAAGGGTCATATAAACAAATTGGCGAGAAGAGCACGAGGAAAGGGAATCGGCGCCATGAAAACGCTGAAAATGGCATGTGTCAATCCTGTTTTGCATTATGGATTGAATGTGGGACTTCTGAGAATTGGAGACAGCGCCGATTTTTTGGAAGTAGAAGATCTTGTAAATTTTAAAGTATTGAAGACAGTTATTGGCGGCGATGAAGTTTACGACGGACAAAATACTTATCAGAGAACCGAGACAGCAAATGTCATCAACAATTTCAGCACAAAAAAGAAAACAGTTATTGATTTCAAGTTAAAAACCGAAAACAGACCTTTACGCGCAATCCAAGCTTTGGATTGTCAGTTGATAACGAAATCCATTGAAGCGATTCCTTTTTCAGAAAATGGAGGATTGGTTTCAGACCCTTCAAATGACATATTAAAAATATCTGTCGTCAACAGGTACGAAAACGTAAAACCATCTGTCGCTTTCGTCAAAAATTTCGGGTTGAAAAAAGGAGCTGTTGCATCCTCTGTCGCCCATGATTCCCACAACATTGTCGTAGTGGGTGTCACCGACGAAGACATCTGCGGAGCAGTCAATCTAATTGTCGAAAATCAAGGAGGTCTGAGCGCATTTTGTAATGACGAAAAGATTTCAAAGATTCTTCCCCTTTCGATTGCGGGATTGATGAGTGCTGAAGATTTTATTACAGTAGCAAGGAAATATTCGGAGTTGGATCAGCTTGCAAAAAACTGGGGATCGAAACTGAAAGCTCCTTACATGACTCTTTCGTTTATGGCTCTTCTTGTCATACCGGAAATAAAACTTAGCGATAAGGGACTTTTCGACAGCGTCAAATTTGAATTTATAAATCAAACAGGCAAAACACGGAATAATTAG
- a CDS encoding DUF3795 domain-containing protein, which yields MIGCCGLVCSECPAYIATIEDDGDKREETSKLWSKIYNSEIKPEDINCLGCQQKNGVLFSYCSICKIRSCCFDKKIENCAHCSLFSCEKTEEFFSYAPEAKKNLDEIKRKL from the coding sequence ATGATCGGATGTTGCGGATTGGTATGCTCTGAATGCCCCGCTTATATTGCCACCATTGAAGACGACGGCGATAAAAGAGAAGAGACGTCGAAATTGTGGTCGAAAATTTACAATTCAGAGATTAAACCCGAAGACATCAATTGCCTCGGATGTCAGCAGAAAAACGGAGTATTATTCAGCTACTGCAGTATTTGCAAGATAAGAAGCTGTTGTTTCGACAAAAAAATAGAAAACTGCGCTCATTGCTCTTTGTTTTCTTGCGAAAAGACAGAAGAGTTTTTCTCTTACGCTCCTGAAGCCAAAAAGAACCTCGATGAAATAAAGCGAAAATTATAA